A region of Streptomyces sp. NBC_01750 DNA encodes the following proteins:
- a CDS encoding DeoR/GlpR family DNA-binding transcription regulator, which produces MDTEERRRGILETARRDGSVDVNRLAGRFRVAKETIRRDLHALEEHGLVRRTHGGAYPVESAGFETTLAVRTTRHVPQKSRIAAAAADLLGDAETVFVDEGFTPKLVAEALPRDRPLTVVTASLAVATVLADAEKTSVLLLGGRVRGGTMATVDHWATRMLAGFVIDLAYIGANGISREYGLTTPDPAVSEVKAQAVRSARRRIFAGIHPKFGAVSFCRFADVGDFEAIVTDAGLPSAEAQRYSLLGPQMIRV; this is translated from the coding sequence GTGGACACCGAGGAACGCCGACGAGGCATTCTCGAGACGGCCCGGCGGGACGGGTCGGTCGACGTCAACCGGCTCGCCGGCCGGTTCCGGGTGGCCAAGGAGACCATCAGGCGGGATCTGCACGCCCTGGAGGAGCACGGCCTGGTCCGGCGCACGCACGGCGGGGCCTACCCCGTCGAGTCCGCCGGATTCGAGACCACGCTCGCCGTTCGTACCACCCGTCACGTGCCGCAGAAGTCCCGGATCGCGGCGGCCGCCGCCGATCTGCTGGGTGACGCGGAGACGGTCTTCGTCGACGAGGGCTTCACCCCGAAGCTCGTCGCCGAAGCGCTGCCGCGGGACCGGCCGCTGACCGTCGTCACCGCGTCCCTGGCGGTGGCGACCGTCCTGGCGGACGCCGAGAAGACCTCCGTGCTGCTGCTGGGCGGACGTGTCCGCGGCGGCACCATGGCCACGGTGGACCACTGGGCCACCCGGATGCTCGCCGGCTTCGTCATCGATCTGGCGTACATCGGCGCGAACGGCATCTCCCGTGAATACGGACTGACCACGCCCGACCCCGCGGTCAGCGAGGTCAAGGCACAGGCCGTGCGGAGCGCCCGCCGGCGGATCTTCGCCGGGATCCATCCGAAGTTCGGCGCGGTGAGCTTCTGCCGCTTCGCCGACGTCGGCGACTTCGAGGCCATCGTCACCGACGCGGGCCTGCCCTCGGCCGAGGCGCAGCGCTACTCCCTCCTCGGCCCCCAGATGATCCGCGTCTGA
- a CDS encoding ABC transporter substrate-binding protein has protein sequence MPLQRRPRGIRLSAGAATAAMALLTGCSGAGASSSGEGEAVNVLMVNNPQMAELQKLTAANFTKETGIKVNFTVLPENDVRDKISQDFSNQAGQYDVATISNFEVPFYAKNGWLHELDEYAKKDTAFDQNDILKPLRESLTAQDGKLYAEPFYGESSFLMYRKDVLARKGLTMPAQPTWQQVADLAAKADGAESGMKGICLRGLPGWGEVIAPLTTVVNTMGGTWFTKDWQAKLTSPEFKKATQFYVDLVRAHGEAGAAQSGYAECLNNMTQGKTAMWYDATAGAGSLEAAGSPVKGKIGYVPAPVDKTRSSGWLYTWAWGMQKASKKADSAWKFISWASSKKYESLVGEKSGWANVPAGKRASTYANPEYRKAAGAFAGITEKAIASANPENPGTQPRPAAGIQFVGIPEFTDLGTKVSQEISAAIAGRQSVDQALAASQKLAEKIGKEYQ, from the coding sequence ATGCCCCTTCAGCGACGACCACGTGGAATCCGCCTGAGTGCGGGGGCGGCCACGGCCGCCATGGCCCTGCTCACGGGGTGCAGCGGAGCAGGCGCCTCCTCCTCCGGAGAGGGCGAGGCGGTGAACGTACTCATGGTGAACAACCCGCAGATGGCCGAACTGCAGAAGCTGACCGCTGCCAACTTCACCAAGGAGACCGGGATCAAGGTCAACTTCACCGTGCTCCCGGAGAACGACGTCCGCGACAAGATCAGCCAGGACTTCTCCAACCAGGCGGGCCAGTACGACGTCGCCACCATCAGCAACTTCGAAGTGCCGTTCTACGCCAAGAACGGCTGGCTGCACGAGCTCGACGAGTACGCGAAGAAGGACACCGCGTTCGACCAGAACGACATCCTCAAGCCGCTGCGGGAATCGCTCACCGCCCAGGACGGAAAGCTCTACGCCGAGCCCTTCTACGGCGAGTCGTCCTTCCTCATGTACCGCAAGGACGTCCTGGCCAGGAAGGGGCTGACGATGCCGGCGCAGCCCACCTGGCAGCAGGTCGCCGATCTCGCGGCGAAGGCGGACGGCGCAGAGAGCGGCATGAAGGGCATCTGTCTGCGCGGGCTCCCCGGCTGGGGGGAGGTCATCGCCCCGCTCACCACCGTCGTCAACACCATGGGCGGTACCTGGTTCACCAAGGACTGGCAGGCGAAGCTCACCTCCCCGGAGTTCAAGAAGGCCACCCAGTTCTATGTCGACCTGGTACGGGCGCACGGTGAAGCGGGTGCGGCCCAGTCCGGGTACGCCGAGTGCCTCAACAACATGACCCAGGGCAAGACCGCGATGTGGTACGACGCCACCGCCGGGGCCGGCTCCCTGGAGGCGGCCGGGTCCCCGGTCAAGGGCAAGATCGGATACGTACCGGCGCCGGTGGACAAGACCCGTAGCTCCGGCTGGCTCTACACCTGGGCCTGGGGCATGCAGAAGGCGTCCAAGAAGGCCGACAGCGCCTGGAAGTTCATCTCCTGGGCGTCCAGCAAGAAGTACGAGTCGCTGGTCGGCGAGAAGAGCGGCTGGGCCAATGTGCCCGCGGGCAAGCGCGCCTCCACCTACGCCAACCCGGAGTACCGCAAGGCCGCGGGCGCCTTCGCCGGCATCACCGAGAAGGCCATTGCGAGCGCCAACCCGGAGAACCCCGGCACCCAGCCCCGCCCCGCGGCCGGAATCCAGTTCGTCGGCATCCCCGAGTTCACCGACCTCGGCACCAAGGTCTCGCAGGAGATCAGTGCGGCCATCGCCGGCCGCCAGTCCGTCGACCAGGCCCTGGCCGCCTCCCAGAAGCTGGCCGAGAAGATCGGCAAGGAGTACCAGTGA
- a CDS encoding carbohydrate ABC transporter permease, translated as MSPQIRSEQARQPKERKRGVRAWATRAPLLPALVFLIAVTQLPFVATLVISLFDWNPLSPDERDFAGFSNYTSVVTDPELRDSVCTTVLLTASVVVATVVLGLLLALLLDRSFFGRGMVRTLLITPFLIVPVSAALLWKHALYNPEYGLLNGALTWIGELFGDTSPPQPDWISGMPLIAVEAALVWQWTPFMMLILLAGLQSRPAEMMEAARLDGAGSWQTFRYLTLPHLRRYLELGVLLGSVYIVQNFDAVFTITAGGLDTANLPYTIYQTFYNAHEYGLASAAGVVVVIGTMIIATFALRVVSSLFREEANRA; from the coding sequence CTGTCCCCGCAGATCCGCTCGGAGCAGGCGCGGCAGCCGAAGGAGCGGAAGCGGGGAGTACGGGCCTGGGCCACCCGGGCTCCGCTCCTGCCCGCCCTCGTCTTCCTGATCGCGGTCACCCAACTGCCGTTCGTGGCAACGCTGGTGATATCGCTCTTCGACTGGAACCCGCTCAGCCCGGACGAGCGCGACTTCGCCGGATTCTCCAACTACACCTCCGTGGTCACCGACCCGGAGCTGCGCGACTCGGTCTGCACCACCGTCCTGCTCACCGCGAGTGTCGTCGTCGCCACCGTGGTGCTCGGGCTGCTCCTCGCCCTGCTCCTCGACCGCTCCTTCTTCGGCCGCGGCATGGTGCGCACCCTGCTCATCACGCCCTTCCTGATCGTGCCCGTCTCCGCGGCGCTGCTGTGGAAGCACGCGCTGTACAACCCGGAGTACGGACTGCTCAACGGGGCGCTGACCTGGATCGGTGAGCTGTTCGGCGATACGTCCCCGCCGCAGCCGGACTGGATTTCCGGGATGCCTCTCATCGCCGTCGAAGCCGCGCTCGTGTGGCAGTGGACGCCGTTCATGATGCTGATCCTGCTCGCGGGACTGCAGAGCCGGCCCGCCGAGATGATGGAAGCCGCACGCCTGGACGGCGCCGGCAGCTGGCAGACCTTCCGCTATCTGACCCTGCCGCATCTGCGCCGGTACCTCGAGCTCGGCGTGCTGCTGGGCTCGGTGTACATCGTGCAGAACTTCGACGCGGTGTTCACCATCACCGCCGGAGGGCTGGACACCGCCAACCTTCCGTACACGATCTACCAGACCTTCTACAACGCTCACGAGTACGGGCTGGCGTCCGCCGCGGGAGTCGTCGTCGTCATCGGCACGATGATCATCGCGACATTCGCTCTCCGGGTCGTCTCGTCCCTCTTCCGTGAGGAGGCGAACCGCGCATGA
- a CDS encoding carbohydrate ABC transporter permease: MTATTATLAPSKLLPPAARRARRRSAALGLVAWVAGLGFCLPAMWMLLTSLHSEADAATNPPPLAAALTLDNYRQFFGADGGPSPWPSLINSLSASVFSTVLVLLLALPAAYALSIRRVRKWTDVLFFFLSTKMLPVVAGLLPVYLFAKNAGMLDNIWLLVILYTSMNLPIAVWMMQSFLADVPVSIIEAAQVDGARLPTVLTRIVAPVAGPGIAATALICFIFSWNELLFARVLTGVVAQTAPVYLSGVVTSQGLFLAQLCAASVVVSLPVLAAGYAAQDKLVQGLSLGAVK, encoded by the coding sequence ATGACCGCGACCACAGCCACCTTGGCTCCTTCGAAACTGCTGCCGCCCGCCGCGCGCCGCGCCCGGCGACGCTCCGCCGCACTGGGCCTGGTGGCCTGGGTGGCAGGGCTCGGCTTCTGTCTGCCCGCCATGTGGATGCTGCTCACCTCCCTGCACTCGGAGGCGGACGCGGCCACCAACCCGCCCCCGCTCGCGGCGGCGCTCACCCTCGACAACTACCGGCAGTTCTTCGGCGCCGACGGCGGTCCGAGCCCCTGGCCTTCGCTGATCAACTCACTCTCGGCTTCCGTCTTCTCCACAGTGCTGGTGCTCCTTCTCGCGCTGCCGGCCGCGTACGCGCTCTCCATCCGGCGCGTACGCAAGTGGACGGACGTGCTGTTCTTCTTCCTGTCCACCAAGATGCTGCCGGTCGTCGCGGGTCTGCTGCCCGTCTACCTCTTCGCGAAGAACGCCGGGATGCTGGACAACATCTGGCTCCTCGTCATCCTCTACACCTCGATGAACCTGCCGATCGCGGTGTGGATGATGCAGTCCTTCCTCGCGGACGTGCCGGTCTCGATCATCGAGGCGGCCCAGGTGGACGGCGCCCGGCTGCCCACTGTGCTGACCCGGATTGTCGCGCCGGTGGCCGGTCCCGGAATCGCGGCCACCGCCCTGATCTGCTTCATCTTCAGCTGGAACGAGCTGCTCTTCGCCCGGGTGCTCACCGGGGTCGTGGCCCAGACCGCTCCGGTTTATCTGTCCGGAGTCGTCACCAGTCAGGGCCTCTTCCTGGCCCAGCTGTGTGCCGCCTCCGTCGTTGTTTCCCTGCCGGTGCTCGCCGCCGGATACGCCGCCCAGGACAAGCTCGTCCAGGGCCTTTCCCTTGGAGCTGTTAAATGA
- a CDS encoding zinc-dependent alcohol dehydrogenase family protein encodes MRAAIVEAPGKVSVTTVPDPTPGPREVVVSVASCGLCGTDLHILRGEFAPTLPIVPGHEFAGEIVGIGSDVTELAVGDKVAVDPSLHCHECRYCRAGRGNLCDRWAAIGVTVPGGAAEFAVAPVANCVRLPGHIDVKDAALIEPLSCAVRGYDVLNSSTLGASVLIYGSGTMGLMMLELAKRTGAAGVDILDINPDRLATASLLGCSRSAAGAEELEQPGGWDFVIDATGNAGAIQDGLGRVAKGGTFLQFGVADYATTAVVEPYRIYNQEITITGSMAVLHSYERAAALFATGVLDPSVFISDRLPLDQYPEAVDRFKAGIGRKIVVEP; translated from the coding sequence ATGAGGGCAGCGATCGTCGAAGCCCCCGGCAAGGTCTCCGTCACGACGGTTCCCGACCCCACCCCGGGGCCGCGGGAGGTCGTCGTCTCGGTGGCCTCGTGCGGACTGTGCGGCACCGATCTGCACATTCTGCGGGGCGAGTTCGCGCCCACGCTGCCGATCGTGCCCGGTCATGAGTTCGCCGGTGAGATCGTGGGTATCGGGAGCGACGTCACCGAACTGGCCGTCGGCGACAAGGTCGCGGTCGACCCGTCCCTGCACTGTCACGAATGCCGGTACTGCCGGGCCGGACGCGGCAATCTCTGCGACCGGTGGGCCGCCATCGGCGTCACCGTGCCGGGTGGTGCGGCGGAGTTCGCCGTCGCCCCCGTCGCCAACTGCGTACGGCTGCCCGGCCATATCGACGTCAAGGACGCGGCGCTGATCGAGCCGCTGTCCTGCGCGGTGCGCGGATACGACGTGCTGAACAGCAGCACCCTCGGCGCCAGCGTGCTGATATACGGCTCGGGGACCATGGGCCTGATGATGCTGGAACTCGCCAAGCGCACGGGCGCCGCGGGCGTGGACATACTCGACATCAATCCGGACCGCCTCGCGACGGCCTCTCTGCTCGGCTGCTCCCGCTCGGCAGCGGGCGCCGAGGAGCTGGAGCAGCCGGGCGGCTGGGATTTCGTCATCGACGCGACCGGCAATGCGGGCGCCATCCAGGACGGCCTCGGACGGGTCGCGAAGGGAGGCACCTTCCTGCAGTTCGGGGTCGCCGACTATGCGACGACAGCGGTGGTCGAGCCGTACCGGATCTACAACCAGGAGATCACCATCACCGGCTCGATGGCGGTGCTGCACAGCTATGAGCGGGCCGCCGCGCTCTTCGCGACCGGGGTGCTCGACCCGTCCGTCTTCATCAGCGACCGGCTGCCGCTGGACCAGTACCCCGAGGCCGTCGACCGGTTCAAGGCGGGCATCGGCCGCAAGATCGTGGTGGAACCGTGA
- a CDS encoding PfkB family carbohydrate kinase: MSGGPGGPGGVLVLGEALIDLVPVPSEPEARRAQPGGAPANVAVGLARLGTSVAFAGALGGDGFARSIERRLAGAGVDLSLCARSELPTALAVADPGETGTGYHFHLHDTATFRFPDRAADAGRFGAVYVGGLAAVVEPAAQAVASTARAAARHSLLVVDPNVREDRTIDPRRGLGLLRDLCAPAHVVKASDEDLLRLWPDRDPDESCRRLAAEGRLVVMTRGARGSTGYTPGAPPVSVPAVPVDVVNTIGAGDAFMAGVLAWLGRAGGRERGWERALSPGRIEHMLTFASQVAASVVTQTGTEPSAPAHV, from the coding sequence GTGAGCGGCGGCCCCGGCGGCCCCGGCGGAGTCCTGGTACTGGGCGAGGCGCTCATCGATCTCGTCCCCGTGCCGAGTGAGCCGGAGGCCAGGCGCGCGCAGCCCGGCGGCGCACCGGCCAATGTGGCGGTCGGCCTCGCGCGCCTCGGCACGTCTGTCGCCTTCGCCGGAGCGCTCGGCGGCGACGGCTTCGCGCGGAGCATCGAGCGGCGGCTCGCGGGCGCCGGTGTGGATCTCAGCCTCTGCGCCCGCTCCGAACTCCCCACGGCGCTGGCGGTCGCCGATCCGGGGGAGACGGGGACCGGCTACCACTTCCACCTCCATGACACGGCGACGTTCCGGTTCCCGGACCGGGCGGCCGACGCCGGACGCTTCGGGGCTGTGTACGTCGGAGGCCTGGCCGCCGTCGTCGAACCGGCGGCCCAGGCAGTCGCGTCGACGGCGCGGGCCGCCGCCCGGCACTCGCTCCTGGTGGTTGACCCCAATGTGCGCGAGGACCGCACGATCGATCCCCGCCGGGGCCTCGGGCTGCTCCGTGACCTGTGCGCGCCGGCCCATGTGGTGAAGGCCAGCGACGAGGATCTGCTGCGGCTGTGGCCGGACAGGGATCCGGACGAGAGCTGCCGGCGGCTGGCCGCGGAGGGACGACTCGTCGTCATGACCCGGGGAGCCCGGGGCAGTACGGGCTACACCCCCGGCGCCCCTCCCGTGTCCGTACCGGCCGTCCCGGTCGACGTGGTCAACACCATCGGCGCCGGAGACGCGTTCATGGCGGGAGTCCTCGCCTGGCTCGGCAGGGCAGGAGGCCGGGAGCGAGGCTGGGAGCGGGCGCTGTCCCCGGGCCGGATTGAGCACATGCTGACCTTCGCCTCCCAGGTGGCCGCGTCCGTGGTCACCCAGACCGGCACGGAGCCCTCGGCGCCTGCCCACGTCTGA
- a CDS encoding cysteine hydrolase family protein translates to MEIAENAALVVVDVQKGFDEPDFWGRRNNPEADENIASLIDAWQATGRPVVFVRHDSSKPDSPLRQGHEGNGFKEYVEQRRGKGPGAELFVTKTVNSAFYGTPDLDAWFRAEGVSQFVVAGIQTNMCAETTARMGGNLGYEVLFALDATYTFDLEGPFGWQRSADELAQASAVSLHGGGFATVVTTKEIVAAAA, encoded by the coding sequence ATGGAGATCGCAGAGAACGCAGCACTGGTCGTGGTGGACGTACAGAAGGGCTTCGATGAGCCGGACTTCTGGGGTCGGCGGAACAACCCGGAGGCGGACGAGAACATCGCCTCGCTCATCGACGCCTGGCAGGCCACGGGGCGGCCGGTCGTCTTCGTCCGGCACGACTCGTCGAAGCCGGACTCGCCGCTGCGACAGGGGCATGAGGGAAACGGCTTCAAGGAGTACGTCGAGCAGCGGCGAGGAAAGGGGCCCGGGGCGGAGCTGTTCGTGACGAAGACCGTGAATTCGGCCTTCTACGGGACGCCGGACCTGGACGCGTGGTTCAGGGCTGAGGGCGTCTCGCAGTTCGTGGTGGCCGGGATCCAGACCAATATGTGTGCGGAGACGACGGCGCGGATGGGTGGAAACCTCGGGTACGAGGTGCTTTTCGCCCTGGATGCGACGTACACATTCGATCTCGAGGGTCCGTTCGGCTGGCAGCGGTCCGCGGACGAACTGGCGCAGGCGTCGGCCGTGTCGCTGCACGGCGGAGGTTTCGCGACGGTGGTGACGACCAAGGAGATCGTGGCCGCAGCGGCCTGA
- a CDS encoding GlxA family transcriptional regulator encodes MATDSVPYRVALVSFPGIRAFDVSVITEVWGTDRTDRGVPAFDLRRAAADATPVPMRGGLSLTPDRTLAWLARADLILIPGLDDHLTPAPQPVLEALRRAHARGTTIAALCGGAFTLAQAGLLDGRRAITHWNLVDLLRAEHPRVTVEPDALFIEDGNIWTAAGTAAGIDLCLHLVRTAHGAEAAASIARSMVTAPFRTGTQAQFIEHPTPRTDRDADALASVREYALHHLGEPLAVADLAARAGMSARSFARHFAAATGTTPLRWLLDQRIAAAQKLLEHTDLPMPEVARRTGFGSEITMRQHFASRLATSPRAYRASFAAHASRGPGTEPPGPAHA; translated from the coding sequence GTGGCCACCGACTCCGTTCCGTACCGTGTCGCCCTCGTCAGCTTCCCGGGCATCCGAGCTTTCGACGTCTCCGTCATCACCGAGGTCTGGGGCACGGATCGCACCGACCGCGGCGTCCCCGCCTTCGACCTGCGCCGCGCCGCCGCCGACGCCACGCCCGTCCCCATGCGCGGGGGCCTCAGCCTCACCCCCGACCGCACCCTCGCCTGGCTGGCCCGTGCCGACCTGATCCTGATCCCCGGCCTGGACGACCACCTCACCCCCGCACCGCAGCCGGTACTCGAAGCCCTGCGCCGGGCACACGCCCGCGGCACCACCATCGCCGCCCTGTGCGGCGGCGCCTTCACCCTCGCCCAGGCCGGCCTCCTCGACGGCCGCCGCGCGATCACACACTGGAACCTCGTCGATCTGCTCCGCGCCGAGCACCCGCGCGTCACCGTCGAACCCGACGCCCTCTTCATCGAGGACGGAAACATCTGGACCGCCGCCGGTACGGCCGCCGGCATCGACCTGTGCCTGCACCTGGTCCGCACGGCCCACGGTGCCGAGGCGGCCGCGTCGATCGCCCGCTCGATGGTCACCGCTCCCTTCCGCACCGGAACCCAGGCCCAGTTCATCGAGCACCCCACCCCGCGCACCGACCGCGACGCCGACGCACTCGCATCCGTACGCGAATACGCCCTCCACCACCTCGGCGAACCGCTCGCCGTCGCCGACCTCGCCGCCCGCGCGGGCATGTCGGCACGCTCTTTCGCCCGGCACTTCGCCGCGGCCACCGGCACGACGCCGCTGCGCTGGCTCCTGGACCAGCGCATCGCCGCCGCCCAGAAGCTCCTCGAACACACCGACCTGCCGATGCCCGAGGTCGCCCGCCGTACGGGCTTCGGCAGCGAGATCACGATGCGCCAGCACTTCGCCTCGCGCCTCGCCACCAGCCCGCGCGCGTACCGCGCTTCCTTCGCCGCCCATGCCTCGCGCGGGCCGGGCACCGAACCCCCGGGGCCGGCCCATGCCTGA
- a CDS encoding winged helix-turn-helix transcriptional regulator encodes MAEPVEQACPINPVVDLVFSRWTTPILWVLEHHGRLRFNELQRLVPTITPKVLTQRVRQLERDGMIVRTYHAEIPPRVEYEISDLGRTLVPVFDTLVGWSEAHLPQVAAARRAYDAAREEEEAWAEG; translated from the coding sequence ATGGCCGAGCCCGTGGAGCAGGCATGCCCGATCAATCCGGTGGTTGACCTGGTGTTCAGCCGCTGGACCACCCCGATCCTGTGGGTGCTCGAACACCATGGGCGGCTGCGTTTCAATGAACTGCAGCGGCTCGTGCCGACCATCACCCCCAAGGTCCTCACCCAGCGCGTGCGTCAGCTGGAACGTGACGGCATGATCGTGCGCACCTACCACGCGGAGATCCCGCCCCGGGTGGAGTACGAGATCAGCGACCTGGGCCGCACCCTGGTACCGGTCTTCGACACCCTCGTGGGCTGGTCCGAGGCGCACCTGCCACAGGTCGCCGCCGCCCGACGCGCCTATGACGCCGCCCGGGAGGAAGAGGAAGCCTGGGCCGAAGGCTGA
- a CDS encoding luciferase domain-containing protein, with protein sequence MTYPALPTREGDRPETGPEVPHLQYTQTSPPQIKEELRQWMTTALPGIVPGRSEISVPSTWAVFLSGVAPAEGARLFLPRGNAEFAHLHADGSLHLALDPADHAAFLASGWGEKHPLYDRGVNVVMFYAPRDQAELEVAKKAIAASYQYATGRAPTVTTAAA encoded by the coding sequence ATGACGTACCCAGCACTCCCCACGCGTGAGGGTGACCGGCCCGAGACCGGGCCCGAGGTCCCTCACCTGCAGTACACCCAGACCAGCCCGCCGCAGATCAAGGAAGAACTGCGGCAGTGGATGACCACCGCGCTGCCCGGCATCGTCCCGGGCCGCAGCGAGATATCCGTCCCCAGCACCTGGGCGGTGTTCCTCAGCGGCGTCGCCCCGGCTGAGGGCGCCCGGCTGTTCCTGCCCCGGGGAAACGCGGAGTTCGCGCACCTGCACGCCGACGGCAGCCTCCACCTGGCGCTGGACCCGGCCGACCACGCCGCGTTCCTGGCCTCCGGGTGGGGCGAGAAGCACCCTCTGTACGACCGCGGCGTCAACGTCGTCATGTTCTACGCCCCCCGCGACCAGGCCGAGCTCGAGGTGGCCAAGAAGGCCATCGCCGCCTCCTACCAGTACG